GGTCCCGTCGGCCAGGTCGACGCGGCGGACCGCGTGGTTCACCGAGTCGGCGACGAGCACGTCGCCGTCGGGGAGCAGGAGCAGCCCCTGCGGCTCGGAGAACGGCGCGCCCCGCTCCCCGGACCCGATCCGCCGCCGCTCGGTGACGAGGTCGGGCTCGAGCTCGACGAGCTGGTGGTGGGCGGTGTCGGAGACGAGGAACGACCCTCCCGGCAGCGCGATCACCTTGCCCGGGAACCGCAGCGCGGTCTCCGGCTCGGGCGGCGCGACGTAGGGTCCGTCGCCGCGGCGCAGCACGTCGGCGTGGGTCGCCACCAGCTCGTCGAGCAGCACCCCGAGGCCGTGCGCGTGCCCCTCCCCGGCCATCTGCGCGACGACGTACCCCGCCGGGTCGATCACGACGAGCGTCGGCCAGGCGCGGGCGGCGTAGGCGTCCCACATGCCCAGCTCGGGGTCGTCGAGCACCGGGTGCGTGACGCCGTAGCGCTCCACCGCGGCCTCGACGGCGTCCGGGTCGGCCTCGTGCACGAACTTCGGCGAGTGCACCCCGACGACCACGAGCACGTCGGCGAAGCGCTCCTCCAGCTCGCGCAGCTCGTCGAGGACGTGCAGGCAGTTGACGCAGCAGAACGTCCAGAAGTCGAGCAGGACGATCTTGCCGCGCAGGTCGGCCAGGGTGACGTCGGCGCCGCCGGTGTTCAGCCAGCGCCGCCCGCGCAGCTCGGGCGCGCGTACCCGCATGCGATCCACACGGGCCCCAACCCGCCTCGCCGCGCGACTGTTCCCGCCGCGCGCCAGGATGGGGCCGTGCCCGAACTGCCCGAGGTCGAGCTGGCCCGCACGGTCCTGCGCGACGCCCTGCACCGCGAGATCGCCTCGATCGACGACAACGACGACTGGGTCTGCCGCCCGCACCCGCCCGGCCAGATCGCCGCCGCGCTGGTCGGCGGGGAGCTCACCGCGGCGCACCGGCGGGGCAAGACGATGTGGTGCGAGACGTCGGTGCGCGGTGACGCGGGCCCCGAGCTGGGCATCCACCTGGGGATGGGCGGGCAGATCGTCGTCGACGGGAAGGTCGGGCCGACCGGCCCCGAGCACCGCAACCCGGGCGCCCGCAAGCCCGAGTGGGACCGCTTCACCGTGAACTTCGCCGACGGCGGCTCGCTGCGGCTGTTCGACAAGCGCCGCCTGGGCCGCGTCCGCCTCGACCCGGACCACGAGGCGCTGGGCCCCGACGCCGAGGTGATCACCCGCGACGAGTTCCGCACGCGGGTCGGGCGCGGGCACTCCGCGGTCAAGGCGCGACTGCTCGACCAGACCGTCCTCGCCGGCGTCGGCAACCTGCTCGCCGACGAGACGCTGTGGCAGGCGTCGATCTCCCCGGCGACGCCCGCCGACGAGCTGCGCCCGAAGGACCTCGACCGCCTCTACGACAGCCTGGAGTCGTCGTTGAAGGCGGCCATCGCGCACGGCGGCGTGCACACCGGTGAGGTCGTCCCGTACCGCAACGCCGACGCCGCGTGCCCGCGCTGCGGCTCGCACATGCTGCACGGCACCGTCGGCGGCCGCTCCACGTGGTGGTGCGCGAAGGAGCAGCGCTAGAACGTCAGCCCGTGCCGCTCCAGCACCGGGCCGGTGGCCGGGAAGTCCAGGTCGCAGCCGTATCGGGCGGCCATCTCCGCCAGCTCCTCCGGGGAGGGCGCCGCGGTGAGCGTCGCGAACGACCGGAACAGCTCCTCGAACCCGGCGGGTGAGATCAGCTCCAGCACGGTCGCCGGCTCGTCGCCGGCGTTCCAGAACGTGTGCCACTGGCCGCGGGGCTTGAACAGCAGGTCACCGGGTTCGGCGACCAGCTCCTCGCCGTCGAGCACCGCGCCGATCCGGCCGGTCAGCACGTAGGTGTACTCGTCCTCGTCGCGGTGGCGGTGCATCGGTGCCGCGAGTGCGCGGGGCTCGAACAGGTGCTGGACCAGCGCGAACCGGCCGTCGGTGTCCTTGCCGTCGATCATGAAACGGTCCCGCACACCACCGAGGGCGGAGAGGTCCCCGTCGTGCGGTCCGAGAACGCGAGCTGCTGTCATGGCGCCGACGCTAGGACGGCAGGCGCGGCGGTCCCATACCGGAAAGGTGGTATCCCGCGGGCGGCCCGTCCGGCGTAGGTTCCCGGGCGTGCCCGACCTGGAGCGCGCCGCCGACCGCATCGCGCGGATCACGGCTGCGCCGCACGACCTGGTGACGTTGTGGCGGGAGACCACCGACGTCCTCACCGCCGCCGTGCCGTTCTACCGGACGCCCTGCTGGTACACCCTCGATCCCGCGTCGCTGCTCATGACCAGCCACTTCCACGACGGCATGCCCGAGTTCCCGGCGGAGTGGCTGCACGCGGAGTACCTCTCCGACGACGTGCACCACCTCGTCGACGTCACCCGCTCGCCGGCCGGCATCTCCACGCTGCACGAGGTGACCGGAGGCGACCCCAGTGCAAGCCCCCGCTGGCGGGCGAACATGGAGATGGGCGGCGACCAGGAGCTGATCCTCGGGCTGCGGACCCGCACCGGTGAGGTCTG
This sequence is a window from Pseudonocardia petroleophila. Protein-coding genes within it:
- a CDS encoding Fpg/Nei family DNA glycosylase, yielding MPELPEVELARTVLRDALHREIASIDDNDDWVCRPHPPGQIAAALVGGELTAAHRRGKTMWCETSVRGDAGPELGIHLGMGGQIVVDGKVGPTGPEHRNPGARKPEWDRFTVNFADGGSLRLFDKRRLGRVRLDPDHEALGPDAEVITRDEFRTRVGRGHSAVKARLLDQTVLAGVGNLLADETLWQASISPATPADELRPKDLDRLYDSLESSLKAAIAHGGVHTGEVVPYRNADAACPRCGSHMLHGTVGGRSTWWCAKEQR
- a CDS encoding cupin domain-containing protein translates to MTAARVLGPHDGDLSALGGVRDRFMIDGKDTDGRFALVQHLFEPRALAAPMHRHRDEDEYTYVLTGRIGAVLDGEELVAEPGDLLFKPRGQWHTFWNAGDEPATVLELISPAGFEELFRSFATLTAAPSPEELAEMAARYGCDLDFPATGPVLERHGLTF